The genomic region CGCATTCAAGGATATTGCACCACATTTGCAAAAGAACCAGCTCGAGCCATTCTTTGCCTATCTAATCGAGCAAGGGCCGCTCGGTGACCGAAACGGCAATGTACGTGCGGAAATGCTCGAGGCTGCCAACATTGCCATCGAAATTCACGGCAAGGGCATTCTTGACAATCTCATGAAGACGTTTGAAAAGACGCTCGAGGCGCCTGACAAACACTCTGAGGCGGCAGACCGTGTCAACGAGGCTGTTATCATCATGTATGGTGCTCTTGCCCGCCATCTCAAGCACGGCGACAAGAAGATCCCGGTTGTCATTGAGCGCCTGCTTTCGACGCTCAGCACCCCGTCCGAAACTGTGCAGTATGCCATTGCCGAGTGCCTCCCCCCCCTGGTTCGTATTTCGGGTGACAAGTCGTCCAAGTACTTCGACCAGATGCTCGAGGTTTTGATGACGTCTCAGAAGTACCCTGAGCAGCGCGGTGCTGCCTACGGTCTGGCTGGTCTTGTCCAGGGCAGGGGCATTGCTGTGCTGAAGGAGTATCGCATCCTGGTTACCCTTCACAGCTGCctcgagaacaagaaggatgTCCGTCAGCGTGAGTCTGCCCTACTGGCTTATGAGTTGCTGTCAACCATTCTGGGCCGTGTCTTTGAGCCCTATGTCATCCAGATCGTGCCCCAGCTTCTCGCCGGTTTCGGTGATGCCAACGCGGATGTGCGTGAGGCTGCTctggctgctgccaaggctTGCTTTGCCAAGCTGAGCTCGTATGGTGTTAAGCAGATTTTGCCCACACTCCTCAGAGGTCTTGACGACGATCAATGGCGTAGCAAAAAGGGAGCTTGCGATCTGTTGGGTGCCATGGCGTACCTGGACCCTCAACAGCTGGCTCAGAGTCTTCCCGAGATTATCCCACCACTGACGGCTGTCCTGAACGACAGTCACAAGGAGGTGCGGTCTGCGGCCAACAAGAGTTTGAAGAGATTTGGCGaggtcatcaccaaccccgagaTTCACAGCTTGGTCGATGTTCTCCTCAAGGCCCTCAGCGATGCCACCAAGTATACCGACACTGCTCTCGATGCGCTCATCAAGGTGCAGTTCGTGCATTACCTCGACGCGCCTTCGCTGGCTCTTGTCAGCCGTATCTTGGAGCGTGGTTTGGCCGATCGTTCCAACACCAAGCGCAAGGCGGCCCAGGTCATTGGCAGCTTGGCCCATCTTACCGAGCGCAAGGATTTGGTCTCTCATCTGCCTGTGCTCGTGGCTGGTCTCAAGCTTGCCATTGTTGATCCTGTGCCTACCACCCGTGCCACAGCTTCCCGCGCCCTCGGTTCACTTGTTGAGAagctgggagaggatgcgCTGCCAGATCTTATTCCCGGTCTTATGCAGACGCTCAAGTCCGATACTGGTGCGGGCGACAGACTTGGTTCTGCCCAGGCGCTCAGTGAGGTTCTTGCTGGTCTTGGTACTTCGAGATTGGAGGAGACCTTGCCTACCATTTTGCAAAATGTCGAGTCTGCCAAGGCCTCGGTCCGCGAGGGCTTTATGTCGCTGTTCATCTTCTTGCCCGTGTGCTTCGGCAATAGCTTCGCCAACTATCTCGGCAAGATCATCCCGCCTATCTTGTCTGGTCTTgcggatgatgttgagagcATCAGAGAAACAGCTCTCCGTGCTGGTCGCCTTCTGGTCAAGAACTTTGCAGTTCGTGCGGTTGACTTGCTCCTTCCTGAGCTTGAGCGTGGTCTTGCTGACGATAGCTACCGCATCCGTCTCAGCTCTGTTGAGTTGGTCGGTGATTTGTTGTTCAACTTGGCTGGTATCAAAGCCaatgccgaggaggacgaggaggaggatcaggaTGCTACCAAGGAGGCCGGTGCGTCTCTCCGTGAGGTTCTCGGGGATGAGAAGCGGAACAAGATTCTCTCGGCGCTGTATGTCTGCAGATGTGATACAGCGGGTGCGGTGCGATCGGCGGCTATCAGTGTCTGGAAGGCGTTGGTGCACAGTCCCAGAACCCTCAAGGAGCTGGTACCAACGCTCACGCAGCTTATTATTCGGCGGTTGGGCAGCTCCAACATGGAGCACAAGGTCATTGCTAGCAACGCCCTTGGTGAACTTATCAGGAAGGCTGGAGATGGTGTGCTGGCTACCTTGTTGCCTACgctggaggagggcttgCAGACGTCGAGCGATGTGGACGCCAAGCAGGGCATCTGCCTTGCGCTCAAGGAGCTCATCTCTTCTGCCTCTCCAGAAGCGCTGGAGGACCACGAGAAGACGCTCATTTCTGTTGTCCGCACGGCTCTCACCGACTCGGATGATGAGGTTCGCGAGGCAGCGGCCGAGGCATTTGACTCGCTGCAGCAGATCCTCGGCAAGCGTGCGATTGATCAGGTGCTGCCGTATCTGCTTAACCTGCTGCGGTCCGACGAGGATGCTGACAATGCTCTCGCGGCTCTGCTCACGTTGCTTACCGAGACGACGCGCTCCAACATCATTCtgcccaacctcatcccgACGCTCATCGCGCCGCCTATTTCGGCCTTTAACGCAAAGGCGTTGGCGAGCCTGTCCAAGGTGGCCGGTCCGGCTATGAACCGCCGTCTgccaaacatcatcaactcgCTCATGGACAACATTATCAACTGCACCGAGGACGACCTCAGGGAGGACCTCGACAACTCATTTGACACGGTGCTGCTATCTATTGACGAGTATGACGGGCTCAATGTGGTGATGAACGTGCTGTTGCAGCTCACTAAGCACGAAGATCACCGCAAGAGATCGGCCACCGCTCGCCACTTGGCCAAGTTCTTCGCCGAGGCCGACGTGGACTACTCGAGATACAACCAGGACATCATCCGGGCGCTGCTGATTTCGTTTGACGATCGTGACAAGGAAGTCGTCCGGTCCGCGTGGAGCGCCCTGAGCGAGTTCACCAAGCggctcaagaaggaggagatggaggcgcTGGTCCCGTCGACAAGACAGACGCTCCTCCACGTGGGCGTTGCGGGGGTCAACCTACCTGGTTTCGAGCTGCCCAAGGGCATCAACGCCATCTTGCCCATCTTCTTGCAGGGTCTCATGAACGGCACGACAGAACAGAGGGTCAGCGCCGCGCTGGCCATCTCCGACGTGGTGGACAGGACGAGCGAGGCGGCGCTCAAGCCGTTTGTCACACAGATCACCGGCCCGCTCATCCGTGTTGTGTCTGAGCGGTCGACCGAGGTCAAGTCGGCGATTTTGCTTACGCTGAATAActtgttggagaagatgccGGCGGCGCTGAAGCCGTTCTTGCCGCAGCTGCAGAGGACGTTTGCCAAGAGTTTGGCGGACACGTCGAGCGAGCAGTTGAGGAGCAGGGCGGCGAAGGCGCTGGGGACGCTGATCAAGTTTACGCCGAGGGTTGACCCGCTGATTGCGGAGTTGGTGACGGGTTCGAAGACGAGCGATACCGGGGTCAAGACGGCCATGCTCAAGGCGCTGTATGAGGTTGTTAGCCGGGCGGGAGGCAACATGGGTGAGGGGTCGAGGCAGGCGATCCTGGGGATGATTGACGGGGGGGATGAGCTGGACGAGAGGGACAGCGGGATGGTGATTACGCATGCGAAGCTGTTTGGGGCGTTGGTCAGGAACGTCAGTGTGGAAGTGGccggggggttgttgaggaacaGGGTACtgaagggaggggaaggggggttgatgggggtgttggcgttGAATGCGGTTCtgttggaggcggcgggagtggtgggtgagTGTGGGCTTGGGGACGAGTTGCCCGAGGTACTTTGCGCGGGAATGGTTGGGAAGGATGTGAGTACTATTTGCTTTTGATGTCTTGTTTTGGGAGTTCGAAAAGAAGCTAACATTTGAACACAGCCGTCGATTGCGGACAATTATATCGCTGCCACAGGGAAATACCTCCTTTCTGCCGACCTCCCCAAGCCGTTTGAGAGCACCAAGCCCATCTTCACCACACTGTCCACCATTATCCCTCCGGGCAACGCGAGCGACACGCGCCGGTTGGCGCTTGTGCTCGTCCGGACTCTGGCGCGCACCCATCCCGACATGGTCCGCCCTCACCTGAGCATCCTTGCGCCGCCCGTGTTTGCCTCGGTGAGGGACACGGTCATCCCGGTCAAGCTGGCGGCAGAGGCGGCCTTTGTACAGCTTTTTGCCGTGGCGGACGAGGAGAGCAAGGTGTTTGACAAGTGGATTTCGGGGATGGACATGCAGGCCAATGCGAAGAGGAGCATGCAGGATTACTTCAAGAGGGTGGCGCTGAGGTTGGGGGCGCAGGttagggagaggagggaggcggagggggggcagggggggttggggctgtcgaatgatgaggtggaggatgagaaggagttgaTGGCAGTTGGGAAGGTGGATGTGGGGGGGgatgtttttggggaggagtaAGGGGGGAAATAAAATGGTTGTGTCTACATGGTGTTACATAGGTAGTTGGGAAGGGAAAAATGTTATTTTGGTGTATtttgctgatggggagggtggtagTACTTTAGTTGTTGTTTGCGTGTACTTTGAAGATCTAAAAGATTTGAGGTCTCCACTTACATCTGGCAAAGGGGTGATTCAAGTGTCAtggtttggttgttggtgactgAACATGTGGAACGTAGTTAAAGTGTTGAGACTTGAGAGGTATAGtggtgtgttgtgttgtgttgtggtgCTGAGGTAAAGAAAAGCCTAGAGTTTCACCGTTGAGGACTCGGGATATGTTTGATGTTTAATAAACTCTAGGGGACAGTTGAGTGACGATTTGGGCATCCTTGATGGCTTTCAAAAGAGAATCATCTGTTGGCGGCAAATTATGGTAGAAAAGTGTTGAGAAGGTATATGTAATACTCTTTTGGGGGACTTTGAATTCACATTGCAGGCTATTGACTTTAAATTGTAGACGACATGTATGCATGTGGGTTGGCTGTTAGGGTGTGGAAATGGGAGTGTGGTATTTGAGGAGAAACTAAATCAAGAATAGCCTCCGAGACAACTGGCAGGGATGATAAAAGGGGATCGAGGTGTTGGGGACGGGAGTTGGGTTTTTGAAGTTGGCTGTTAATAACTATTTTACTGTGTTGCCATGGGCAAGTATGTTTGTCAGGAGCAGACTGCATCCATGGCTTCGATAAGTTTGAGTAGGTGGAAGACGGGCCTCATTTGAGTATCTACCTCCTCGCGATCAAAAGTTCGAGGTCCATGATTGTAAAAGTGTTGATAGAATTTTTTTCTGGTGGAATGCCTGTTTTGGCATCTGATGTCAATGGGAAGCCGGGCATGCATAAAGGTCATGAAGTCATGATTTGTAAGTGCAAGTGCTTGGTGTCCAAGAAGACCCGAGTTTGTGCCCATGGGAAAATAAGTTTCATTTTTTGTTTCTATCTTTCTCCTGGCAACTTAGGCCTTACTAACATGCTATCAGGTAATCATATCATTCAAATAGCAATAACCTGCCAATATCTGCCCCATGTCAACAGAGAGCAAGCTGATGTTGTCATTGATGAGCCCTTGATAAGCTGATAGGAAATGAAGTGGGGGCGGGCGCATGGACCGCTGACTCCTTGCCGGAGTTGCAGCGAGCAATTGGTTGCACGCGTTAGGGCACGTGATCCACACGAACCCTTTGCCAATCGCAGCCAAATTTGCGGGCCCACCCGGGAAACCCACAAACTGGCGGCTTGAGAAATTCTGAGGAACGAACTTCCCCTCAGCGGAAAATCCAATCCATCGACAACCTCCCATACTAACCATCTACAGCATCAATCCGTCAAGATGTGAGTACCAGCCGTCATCGATCCGACCGATTCCCATCACAGACCTGCCACATTTCAAAGGCCGGCGAGTTTGGGGGGCACGATGGCCAACTCCTCCGTGCAAACCGAACGAACCGCCGAAGATACAGCCCTTGTCGAATCCCCGATTTCCGTcgagcacacacacacacatgcaCACCTCCAGACACACGCGCCCATCGAAAAAAATACAATAAAAATACAGACAGAGCGACAAGATGCTGACGTTTTCGGCTCTGTAGGGTTAACCTGAGGACCCAGAAGCGCCTGGCGTCGTCCGTCCTGGGCTGCGGTCAGCGCAAGATTTGGCTCGACCCCAACGAGGTCAGCGAGATCTCCAACGCCAACTCCCGCCAGACGATCCGCAAGCTCGTCTCCGAtggcctcatcatcaagaagcccGTCACCATGCACTCGCGCTCTCGCGCGCGGGAGCTGAACCTCGCCCGCCGGATTGGTCGCCACCGTGGCTTCGGTAAGCGCAAGGGTACCGCCGATGCCCGTATGCCCGAGTACGTAACAACCGCCTTCGATTTCCCGGCCGAGTATCAGAATGGGAGGATAGGACTCGAAGACAGTCGGGGATATCTTTTTGGATTTTGATGCTCGGGAGTGGGGGGGTAGAAGAAATGCATGACAAATCGAGCATGTGTGCTGACAACCGGTGCAGGCAGGTCCTCTGGATGCGTCGCCAGCGTGTCCTCCGCCGTCTGCTCGTCAAGTACCGCGCCAGCGGCAAGATTGACAAGCACCTCTACCACGAGCTCTACCACTCCGCCAAGGGTAACACCTTCAAGCACAAGCGTGCCCTCGTTGAGCACGTATGTTTTCCTCCATCTTGTGGGCGGTGTGTTTTGGACACATGACACTGACATTCACCTCGCAGATTCACCGtgccaaggccgagaaggctcGCGAGAGAcagatcaaggaggagatggatgccAAGCGTGCCAGAACCAAGGCTGCCCGCGAGCGCAAGCTCGAGAGACAGGCGGCGAAGAGAAACGCCCTTctcggcgagggcgaggaggagtccAAGTAGatttcttcatcaacaatgTGAATGGACAATGGATTCTTGGCGGCCTTGCATTCGGAGTAATGGGTTGGGCTCTTTTATGGACGCATTCTCTCTACCTCTCGGTCCTCTCTCTGCTGCCACACGCTGGACTCGCTCCCCCCCCGGCCGTGCAGGTGTGTGCTGTTGTGATGGGACGTGGTCTCTCCAGACTCGAGACAAGTTCTGGCTTCCATGTTTAGTCATTGAAAAACGGAATCAATGGGTTTGCCGGGTGCGATGAcaattattttcttttcccttcGAGATATTGACAATCTGGTACATGTACAATGCTGTGCGGTTCAAGTTTGACGTGCTTGTGGGAGATGGACATGTCGAAGCAAACGAATTGGGCGAGTGATCACAAACATGGATGTACACATCATTGAGCGAAAAGAGGCGAGCTTCGCAAGGTCTATATCCGTCACAAGACACCACTTGGCATCTCTGCTCAACAGTGACGCTACCTACATATCTACGCAACTATCATGGATCCTTGCCAAAAGCACGTCCGTCCCATGTTCGAAACAGAGTACAGTAGGGATACACCAGCTACCTAGAACCAAAACACCCCAAGCTACCTTGTCGGAAGCTCGCGAATAACGTAGTGAAATGCCCTCAACCCCAGTCCGCCCAGAGAAAACACAAGCAAAAGTAGTGCAAAGTATAGAGTAATAAGAACCACCTTTTGTGTCTAGTGGGTGCATCAACGTAATATTGTGGTTGGGTCAGAGGCAGTCAAATTGTTCCGTTCAAAAGGTTGGTGAATCTGGCGCCCGGAACATGTCAGCATGTCCCCCTAAGAAGGAGGACCAAATTGCATATGTGATCGAAGCGcgctcatcatccccaataTAGTTGAtttgaagaaaaaagaagaagaagaaggggttaAGCTCGGAGCGGGGGGGAATTGGGAAGTAAAATACCCTTGGTGTTTGTGTGGGTGCACGTGCCGTGATGTGGCTTGTGGCTGGTAGTTGAGCGTGGCTTGACAAAAGGTGGATGGTGTAATGTGGTGGGGGAAAGGTCGGCGTTTGGGGGACGGACAACCGCGGGTCGGGTCGGAGTGCTTGTGGTTGGCGCTGCCCAATCAGAGGGGGGTCTAACGGTAGGTCCCATCCATGGGTGTTGTTCGCCGCCCGTCATTTATTACTCCGGGTTTATTTCCAATCACAAACCTTGCTTTGGTTCGGTGTCATTGGTGGTTTGAGAGACGACAAAGGTTATTCCTCTTGACACCACTACCTTGCTGGAGATTTGGGAAGAGGCAATTGGTatgttttttctctctctggGTTGTgcgggtggtgtggttgcttGTCTGACAGTGGTGGGTTTGAGTAGGAGCTCGAAACTTGACTTATACGATGACGACAATCCCGGCGTTGCGGAGCGCCGCCGGCGGTTCCCCCTCGGCTgcgatgatgagaaggatgatagccaccaccaccacgacggccacgatgacgaggagagcaGGACAGCTTGGGGGATGGAGGTCtagacagcagcagcaacagcagaaaAGATTGGTTTCGTCGTTAGGGAATGATACGCAGCAGAAGGTGGGGGATTTATTTTGGCATAcaaggaagggaaagaaaacaaaTGCTGACAGGCACATGCAGTTGCTTGCGGCGCATTTGCAGCAGGCGGATCCGATCATGTATGATATTGTCGAGAAGGTTAGTACCCAGAAGAAGGAGTGCGATGGGGCATGGGTGCGGGGGTGTGCTGAAGCTGACGTGGTGACAAACAGGAGAAAGTCAGGCAAAAGCAGTTCATCAACTTGATCCCTTCCGAGAACTTTACCTCGCAGGCTGTGCTGGATGCGCTGGGGAGTCCTATGCAGAGTGGGTTTCTTGCGAACCTGGAGGAGTGGGACGAGAATGCTAATGGTGGACAACAGACAAGTACTCTGAGGGATACCCGGGTGCGAGATACTACGGCGGTAACGAGTTCATCGATGCCTCCGAGAGATTATGTCAGCAGCGCGCACTCGAGACGTTTGGACTGGATGCCAAGGAGTGGGGGGTGAATGTTCAAGGTAGGATAGGGGGAGGGACGGCGTCAAGAGAAGGAATGAGTGCTGACAATGTTGGGAATGAATAGCTCTCTCTGGTGCGCCAGCGAACCTGTATGTCTACTCAGCCATCATGGAAACTCATGATCGGTTGATGGGTCTCGATCTCCCCCACGGCGGCCATCTTTCCCACGGGTACCAGACCCCCACCAAGAAGATCTCGTTCATCTCCAAGTACTTCGAGACGGTTCCTTACCGACTTGACGAGTCCACCGGCCTGATCGACTACGATAAGCTCGAGGAACTCGCAACCATCTACCGCCCCAAGGTTATCGTCGCTGGCGCCTCGGCTTACAGCAGGCAAATCGATTATGCTCGTATGCGGGACATCGCCGACAAGGTGAAGGCCTACCTTGTGGCTGACATGGCGCATATCTCCGGTCTTGTCGCCGCCAAGGTCATGCCCGGGCCGTTTGGCTACGCAGACATTGTCACGACGACTTCTCACAAATCCCTCCGTGGCCCCCGTGGCGCGCTGATTTTCTTCCGCCGCGGTGTGAGAAAGGTCAACCCGAAGACCGGAGCGGAGGAGCTGTACAACCTCGAGAACCCCATCAACCAATCTGTGTTCCCCGGCCACCAGGGCGGTCCGCACAACCACACCATTGCCGCCTTGGCCGTGGCGCTCAAGCAGGCACAAACACCAGAGTTCCGGGCATATCAATCGCAGGTCTTGTCCAATGCCAAAGCCTTCGCCAAGAGGCTGGGTGATCCAAAGGAAAAGGGCGGGCTGGGCTACAAGATTGTCTCGGGCGGTACTGATAAccatcttgttcttgtcgATCTGAAGCCGCACGGTGTAGACGGGGCAAGAGTGGAACGGATCCTAGAGTTGGTCGGGGTAGCTTCCAACAAGAACACTGTTCCAGGTGACAAGAGCGCGCTGACGCCtggtgggttgaggatgggaacTCCGGCCATGACGACGAGAGGATTCCAGGAGGAGGACTTTGCGCGGGTAGCGGATATTGTCGATAGGTCGGTGACGATTGCGGCCAGGGTGgacaaggcggcgaggaaggcggctgaggaaaaaggggaggggaagacggcggggagggtgaagacCTTTATGGAGtttttgggggatggggagacggACACGGAGATTGTGCAGTTGAGGAGTGAGGTGGCGGATTGGGTGGGGACGTATCCTGTTCCTTGGGAGGGGAAGTaagtggtgtggtggtgggggggttggtgatgatgagaaatgacatgatgagatgagggaggggggtccGTGAAAGGAGTTTAACAGTCCTTTTGTCACGATGTGCaagtttttcttttttaggTTATTGTTGGTACTGTCTCAACATGGGTGTTTCTGGTATTGTTATGCATGTTTTGTACTCGGTGAATGGTTATACACAGGTTTGTGTTAGGTTCGACTAAATTTAGTCTGAATGAAACATCTACATCTCATTTGTTCACTTTGAAGAccgatatcatcatcaatatCTTATCATTAAAAAAAGCATTATGCTATTTTCGCTCATTCGCTTGCTAATATTCAAGTTACAAGACCCCAAGATACCTATCCGTTCCACTTTTTGTGTAAGGGGTTTTTTGTATATCCATCCAAGATGCCGTGTATCCCAAATTTTCCATCTAGTCATGTCACGAAGGCTCTCCCTCCCACAgtcccaacaccctctccctcaccccagCCCTTTGCTTGATCCCCTCGTAATACTTTCTGAGATATACCTGCctgacctcctcttccccctcctctgtAGTTTTCCCCTTGCTCCCAAAACTCACCGCAAACACCCGCTCCCCACAAACCCTCACAATATCATGCAACACCGGCCACAAGGCGAAATCCACCGGCGACGCTGTCTCCCCCCCAAGCACgaacaaccccttccccctctccgcaCCGGCCctgacctccccctcccaaaactccagctcctcccacAGCAGCACCGTCAcaaccttcttcaccttgccCATCCCGggttcctcccctcccaacctctcccccaacccctcccgaACAGGCcgccaaaccccctccccaaactccctcaCCGCCCTGTCCAACAACATGAACCGCTTGGCCACCTGCCCAGGACCAAACTGAtcatacctcctccccgccccgTAAACCGCATCCAAATACCTCAACACgttcccccacccctccaccaccccccggTCGGGATCGTTATCCTCAAACCTGCCCCCCACGGTGCTCACGCTCCCCTTTGCGCAATTtacccccaactccccaagCGCGAACAGGACGCT from Podospora bellae-mahoneyi strain CBS 112042 chromosome 4, whole genome shotgun sequence harbors:
- the GCN1 gene encoding translational activator of GCN4 (EggNog:ENOG503NU88; COG:J), with amino-acid sequence MSEAATVSANASSSDFDLKHAKTALTLSSTTARIAQLRAIDEKIAHKSLDKPSTLGLLKVIFWTHAFYTDKHSRHAVQRCLVSICKTGEADVLAPLVAAVKQEIQKPGIAPGNAFVLLEWCNLLIDNLAGTTLWEKFGNDIIQATADGLDKCLQATARDSVGRSALVITRRGFRKIVSADIKAVEAAIKLLTTKGTQSTAKNTALLGVIAGVCSRKPEAKPIVESVKSLYITFYTREIVGSRTPVPKHIANGLSDFFSAFVTVEDLDKDVFPALEKGLLRAPEVVLNDLITPLVRSLPGFDLSKALSGRFTKPLLSNLKSSNAAIRTGAVSAFKALAASSKDLTEVEKSADEVLTPLKGGKLASAEHRVLHSEILVALPTSPSIATKIATGLPTVVGKEANEAALSAETLALNASAISLLTGSEVPKALVDVYAKGLADKKFPVRRIWILRAGEVLRSIPQDTEAGLPAGFITFAEAVVPPLLATFNEVVANSATASQNGIVTGALVVCGLAPLFHRLQSAKLQEVIKKAAIEKNSLAFEPKPSYLLVPRIYGKFTGDDLEWLTRALSSTASTLASSNAAARLAWAQAYIYVICSTVTTPAVRRQAMDSLTELCVKTAGSEELSIAAEIINGLWQWIEALETGDKETAAVLSKSEATNLHLVLKAICLSPERAGPEVDKTKLETQMCSVLVLAKPNLIPRASWIELCLRVQLDPGELARKYDQRLIDEIVQRTGFEQKSEAVKAAAYNAAAELVFVAPETMTSRIVDLIQQDLDIAAVEAVGPLEAAIFRTPEGTAFVDVLAKKQNTVPNKNTKDYDTLKWEQELREQLAQKKGTQKKLTADETAKVNAQLKKEAEVRNSVRQTAAKLIRGFGIVKSLATGPPTDASRWIGAAVKATLDVIDAGACLITAETGPLALVSCAEQVTNRLGPIRPFIGAATLRAHEVSALPDTYTQEPFFDLVTRVLYRLRFAGEQRPFDTVSLIYILPLVLLVLEKGGFGATAEDRDAQVVLAIDILTFHTDASSDEAVPRDQIIATLIASMQKYNQHYKIIKDCFADMVRCVAPNITPEEIAILSRGAVVSQTSVRSAVLQSISADVDMSDLEVSEEIWLACHDDVEENVDTAREIWEESEFKVTEELAHKMLPYLESKDAQLRRAAARSLAEAASQHPNVINPILEKLRASYSELAKPRVQLLDEFGMPKKMDLTDPWEARHGIALAFKDIAPHLQKNQLEPFFAYLIEQGPLGDRNGNVRAEMLEAANIAIEIHGKGILDNLMKTFEKTLEAPDKHSEAADRVNEAVIIMYGALARHLKHGDKKIPVVIERLLSTLSTPSETVQYAIAECLPPLVRISGDKSSKYFDQMLEVLMTSQKYPEQRGAAYGLAGLVQGRGIAVLKEYRILVTLHSCLENKKDVRQRESALLAYELLSTILGRVFEPYVIQIVPQLLAGFGDANADVREAALAAAKACFAKLSSYGVKQILPTLLRGLDDDQWRSKKGACDLLGAMAYLDPQQLAQSLPEIIPPLTAVLNDSHKEVRSAANKSLKRFGEVITNPEIHSLVDVLLKALSDATKYTDTALDALIKVQFVHYLDAPSLALVSRILERGLADRSNTKRKAAQVIGSLAHLTERKDLVSHLPVLVAGLKLAIVDPVPTTRATASRALGSLVEKLGEDALPDLIPGLMQTLKSDTGAGDRLGSAQALSEVLAGLGTSRLEETLPTILQNVESAKASVREGFMSLFIFLPVCFGNSFANYLGKIIPPILSGLADDVESIRETALRAGRLLVKNFAVRAVDLLLPELERGLADDSYRIRLSSVELVGDLLFNLAGIKANAEEDEEEDQDATKEAGASLREVLGDEKRNKILSALYVCRCDTAGAVRSAAISVWKALVHSPRTLKELVPTLTQLIIRRLGSSNMEHKVIASNALGELIRKAGDGVLATLLPTLEEGLQTSSDVDAKQGICLALKELISSASPEALEDHEKTLISVVRTALTDSDDEVREAAAEAFDSLQQILGKRAIDQVLPYLLNLLRSDEDADNALAALLTLLTETTRSNIILPNLIPTLIAPPISAFNAKALASLSKVAGPAMNRRLPNIINSLMDNIINCTEDDLREDLDNSFDTVLLSIDEYDGLNVVMNVLLQLTKHEDHRKRSATARHLAKFFAEADVDYSRYNQDIIRALLISFDDRDKEVVRSAWSALSEFTKRLKKEEMEALVPSTRQTLLHVGVAGVNLPGFELPKGINAILPIFLQGLMNGTTEQRVSAALAISDVVDRTSEAALKPFVTQITGPLIRVVSERSTEVKSAILLTLNNLLEKMPAALKPFLPQLQRTFAKSLADTSSEQLRSRAAKALGTLIKFTPRVDPLIAELVTGSKTSDTGVKTAMLKALYEVVSRAGGNMGEGSRQAILGMIDGGDELDERDSGMVITHAKLFGALVRNVSVEVAGGLLRNRVLKGGEGGLMGVLALNAVLLEAAGVVGECGLGDELPEVLCAGMVGKDPSIADNYIAATGKYLLSADLPKPFESTKPIFTTLSTIIPPGNASDTRRLALVLVRTLARTHPDMVRPHLSILAPPVFASVRDTVIPVKLAAEAAFVQLFAVADEESKVFDKWISGMDMQANAKRSMQDYFKRVALRLGAQVRERREAEGGQGGLGLSNDEVEDEKELMAVGKVDVGGDVFGEEVNLRTQKRLASSVLGCGQRKIWLDPNEVSEISNANSRQTIRKLVSDGLIIKKPVTMHSRSRARELNLARRIGRHRGFGKRKGTADARMPEQVLWMRRQRVLRRLLVKYRASGKIDKHLYHELYHSAKGNTFKHKRALVEHIHRAKAEKARERQIKEEMDAKRARTKAARERKLERQAAKRNALLGEGEEESK
- the CBS2 gene encoding Cytochrome B translational activator protein cbs2 (COG:H; EggNog:ENOG503NVHZ) produces the protein MTTIPALRSAAGGSPSAAMMRRMIATTTTTATMTRRAGQLGGWRSRQQQQQQKRLVSSLGNDTQQKLLAAHLQQADPIMYDIVEKEKVRQKQFINLIPSENFTSQAVLDALGSPMQNKYSEGYPGARYYGGNEFIDASERLCQQRALETFGLDAKEWGVNVQALSGAPANLYVYSAIMETHDRLMGLDLPHGGHLSHGYQTPTKKISFISKYFETVPYRLDESTGLIDYDKLEELATIYRPKVIVAGASAYSRQIDYARMRDIADKVKAYLVADMAHISGLVAAKVMPGPFGYADIVTTTSHKSLRGPRGALIFFRRGVRKVNPKTGAEELYNLENPINQSVFPGHQGGPHNHTIAALAVALKQAQTPEFRAYQSQVLSNAKAFAKRLGDPKEKGGLGYKIVSGGTDNHLVLVDLKPHGVDGARVERILELVGVASNKNTVPGDKSALTPGGLRMGTPAMTTRGFQEEDFARVADIVDRSVTIAARVDKAARKAAEEKGEGKTAGRVKTFMEFLGDGETDTEIVQLRSEVADWVGTYPVPWEGK